The genomic region ataatatgtgAAAAGAAACATACATCCGAAAATTAAGGCAAAAGAAACAAGAATTGTGATCTGTCACTTTTTAATACATACCTGCACCTACATTAAAATAATACTCCCTatggttttattttatttttacatccCACTGAACCCACTCACTAGCTCACCAAAATAATAAACATACCctttttataattaattaatatatctatatctTTTAGGTTTATTCACATATCCATCATTTACATACTTTCGGTCCTTTTTTATTAAAAAATTTAAAGACTACAAATGATTAAGAGTTAGTAAGCTAAACACTCACTATCCACCTAtttgttttatatttaatatacatttaAAAATACGGATATTACAAGGTAAGTTTCCTTTTCTCCTTTCGTTTTCATTTGCTTCGAAATTCGAAATAGATCATTTGTTAGTCTGTTACATCTCTCTGTAATGTTGTTTTCCCAATTTATAATCTATTTCATGACAGTATTTTGTGATTTTTGGTAGGATGATGCGCAGAAGATAGCCAGATTTCTGTTTTCTCATCCTCTAATAAAAAAAGTTAATGTTTTTGTTTTTCTTTAGATTTTGATTTGTAATAGTTTTGTATTAtttattttcaatttttgatattatatttttgtttttctttaggTTTTGATTTTTAATGTTTGTAGGTATTATAATGAATTGAATTGCAGGTGCTATGTTATGTGATGAATCTGTTATGTGATGAACAAATCCGACTGTCCTCCATTCAATTAGTGAGTTATCATTTTGGTTTATTTGTATTTTTCTGTAAGTTAACATTTTGGTTATTTGTTCTCCATTTTATGATATGTTATGTGATGAATCGTGTATGGATCATTATGGTACGCATTTCAGTATCTTTAGAAATTTCCAGAAATAATGATCATAATGTGGTTAACCTTTGTTTTAGTTATAAAAAGCACTATAAATAAATagcattaattaaattaaaatttgaAATTAATAATCAATAGAGAGTATCAAAGTAAAATTTACCCTGCACTCCGGAGAACCAAAATGGAGCAAAGAAGATCAAGTGTGAGTTATATTTGAACCTATTAAGCTGTCAAGGAAGGCCAGGCTTTGAGACTAATAAATTATATCAATTGCTCATGTATAATTTGTTGTTGCTTGTATTTTGGTTTTTTTTCGTTTTCTCTGCATCAGATTCTAGATTTTAGATACTTTGTTGTGCTATTTTTTTACTTTTGAAAGCTATATTTTTAACTTTTTAGTTATATGTAGACATAATCATATTAATGGTATAAAAAATTCAGGTGTGGTACAATTCGTTTTATGGGCACAAAACGCCATCATGATAAATGGTACAAGCCATGTATGTCAAGGCTATCAATGTTTCAAATTTAAGGATGTATACAATTATGATGCCACACAATTAATATGTTGTTTCATGAGTTATTTTTAGGTCAGAGGCGTTGAAACAATCACTAGATACGATGCAAGCACTCAAAAATTTATCGTTAGTACTCCTTGTGAATCTGCTCTGAAGTATTGGATCGGAGGTACAGCTAATGTAACAAGAACTCATTTCAATTATTTATCCATTGATTTGCTAATTTTTGTATAATTTTTGTTACCACCGTGGTTAGAAATTGAACTACGTTATATGTTTTGTGTTTTCAGCATGCTACACACATAGTTGTTTTCTCACAACTTGAAATCAATGGTGTGAATCAAGGAGTGCATGCTTTTATAGCCCAGATCAGAGATGCAGATGCAAATGTGTGTCCAAATGTTCGTATTGCTGATTGGGTTCACAAAATCGATCTGAATGGTTGGTATGGATTAAAATATATAGaatgtttgtttattttatttataggATACTCATGGTAACGTTAAACTTCGGTATGTTGCAGGTTTGACAATCTACGGATACCTAGACAGAACTTATTGAATTCGGTTGCTAGTGTTTCACCATATGGGCAATATCTGACTGACGTTAAAGACCCAGATCAGGTTATTATTTTCGAGTGTGTTTTGGTATTTTTGTGTCAAGAGATAAACAAAAAGATTATTTTTTTCAAACCCGTCGATTTACACAGGCTGTTTATAACAAGTTGGAATGAAATTATATTTGcactttaaaaaaaaatatccaaGTGATATATATAGGTATGGTAGATTCTATACTATAAAGGGTGTTTAATTAAtatattcttttttttttcctaataatactaatagagTTTATGTGAACTTAATACAATTGTTTGGCTTTTCAAAGTATATAATGTACGGAGTACTTTACAAGTTCCCAAAACTTTACAAGTTCCCGATTCTTCAGAAAATATTTTACTTAAACGTACAGAGGACGTACAACAGCAGTAACATCGGACATCGCCAAACAATCAAGGTGGTGTTATACTTTTATGGATTTTGACCAGACTGGTTTCTCTTTTTTAGTTGGAGTTAAAAGCTATGTGTGAGGCTGCACAATGAAGGCGCTTGCAAGGTGACTTTTTTGTTGTTGATGTTGATGTTATATACATTGTAGATCTAGCTGGTGTAAGCAATGCGATTGGTGTTCATATTCCATTTTAGGTTGTACTATGTTTAATACTTGGAATTtcttgttggtacgattttccgtatagcggctataaggtaccagtacaagacaatagctgctcagcatgtggcgtataatgttgattgttgtttgcgctcgagaaataatctctgcagacccggaacacggatgtaTGATCCGTGGGGTGgcgtggcctcaatcaatctgaggatcGATCTGAAATTGATCCGTATAGTGTAATGCTGTTAAGCGGCTAATGtgcatttagagtgagaaagaactgtgtgagagagaaagtatacttctctctgactgaagttcagatcagaatgatgatatgaaatgtggtgacccagggggtctatttataggcgtagaatgtccgaaattttcGAGATACACGTGTCAATACTGAGTGGTTCTGTTACACGAAATATCCAgaaggtcggtggcgtgtgctgacgtggctgcgtgccgctcacgctctgagttaaagggcttaagcatagaagctgcctgcagggcttacacttgacgctgggcggcctgctgaacGCTGGGCGGCAAATACTAAAAACCGCCAAATTTTGTTATCTTTTATGCTCTTTAATccatttttctatataaaaatggtgtttttatgtgTGTATCCCCTATGATACACCATTAAGTCTCTCcattttaatgtctttatttttataaaaaataaagtcattaaactaaaatatGAATATTGCCTTTTTATCGGGAACATAAACCTGTCACAGCCGTCCTGTTTCCCTGCTACAGCAGCTACTTTTTGATCATGACCTGCAGaaagtgccttttcaaaatttgaatttaattttCAATTAAATTTACTTCTCCCGCATTTTTGTATACCCAACACGTGGCAGCATATTAACAATGCGATTAACCGTCAACTGTTCATCTTCTACTCGCTATTTATTACCCAATTTCTATTGCGTCGTATTTACTCGATATGAATTTATTTCCTTCATCTACCTTAAACATCTGTCAAGAATTCCTTTCTTAACTACTTAATTAATGGCCAtctttaatgttgaaaatattcgcAGCAGAATTTCCTCAATCTATCTTGATCGTGTCAGAGTTGCTTTTCCTAAATTTTTTGGTGCCGATGCTGTTCTTCCTAGCCCTAATGATGGTGCATCTCGACCTCCCTCTGGAAAAGTAGCTATTTATGGCCGTGCTTTATACTTTTTTCATCTTCGGATTCCTTTTAGAAAGTTTTACGTAGACGTTTGCTGCTTTTATGGCGTTAGTGTTGGACAGTTTGAACCGATGTCTATTCACAAAATTATGCTTTTCGAGATGTATTGTATGGCTCGAAATATTACCCCTTCTGTacgtcttttttcttatcttgcgaCCATAAAACCTTATGATAAAGAATGGTTTTGTATTACTCTGGATGGGTTTTTGCTTAGTTctggtgatataaatgaaaactggCAGAGTACTTTCTTCTTTATTATTAATGAAGTTATTCCCAACGATTGCCTGAAAGCTCGTTATTGGTGTACATCACTTGATCCTCCCAAAGTTATTCATCCAAGGATAACTCCTAATGAACGAAAATTATTAAATTCAATTAAAAAAGAGAAGATTCCAAACCGTTAATATCCAGAACATATGCTATCTTTATGCTCCCTTAATGCTGAATGGGATGCAGAAACTCGTGGCTGTGCCAttgttattgtgacgacccgaaaattttcgaccaaatttaaacttaatctttaattgatttcaacatgataagcaaagtctagtaaattgaatttcaaaattttgaacaattttatgaaatcatttgcccTTCGaccagttccaacgattcacgaacaatcgattatatatatatatatatatatatatatatatatatatatatatatatatatatatatatatatatatatatatatacttatatataaaataaaggtgggtattgaaaataaaataatataaatgaatcattagaattaaaatgtaaaataataattagaataattacgttactgttaataatatatatgttgttATAaagcatatataaaatatataaatattaactattcagtaaaaGTCGTCACTtagtataatattacataaataataaatgatattatattaaattacaagttagaTTATAAttgatgtattaatattattatcattaatttcattatcattatcattgttaatattaatattaatatttgtaatagtaaaattattacttctaaaataaaatatatacatatataaaatttgagttgtattaatttttaatgttattattatcattaataatattaacattattattagtatcattaataagattagtattatatttttattgtcaacattattattagttattattaaacttattaatattaccatatatgtattattactgttatttattttgattactaatataattattagtattattagtagtatttcgatattatttttactattattattagtattaatatttattattaaaaacattatcaatattaaaatttatgaattttatatatatatatatatatatatatatataatcaaatatatataaacagatatatatagatacacacacacatatatatataaataatacagatatatagaatatatatatatatatatatatatatatatatatatatatatatatatatatatatatacataaaaatgtaaAAACGATTCATTATATATATGAAAACTGTGTTATACAAATATTGATACAAATAAAATTCACATTCTATTCTCAATCGTTTTCTTTGTTGTAGGGAATTTGCTTTATGCCTTTTAAGTCGTACAAATTAGGAACTCAATCATCAGAACCAAACAAATTCAtcgaatttatttatttaattaagttCTGACAGAATATTGATATTGTCGAGCAAATCAAGCTAGAAAACAAACGTCAATGGAGTCAATTAAACTGTAATAACAATACTTAACCTATATATGATCTTCTGTTAACACAAATcgagtaaaaagataaaaattcaATTTCAATTTTTCAAGAAACAGGTCGACTGTCCTGTTTTTACTTCCACTTTCCAAAGGCgtgatgaaatgccccgttcatattaattataaacgtttcatattaattgatttctttgcgaggttttgacctctatatgagacgttttcaaagcttgcattcattttaaaataaccataacctttattattgaataaaggtttaaaagcataagttttgattgtcgatcaaagacaatctcctcaaaatatatgtattttacacacaccattacatacttgtcaataatatattacaaatacaattcccgaatgcaagtttatttatttagaaaagcatgatgactccaatcttgacgttgagtaaacatgcaacagcggaagctttctaataatcacctgagaataaacatgcttaaaaagtcaacaaaattgttggcgagtcataggtttagtttctatataataatcataacatttaataagccacaagatttcatttaattaaatgcgcaggatcattacaactgcaaaaatcatttatacgatgagtcgcctggtaaccgaccttaacatagagcgcttaagatatctggcatcatacattccactattcaaatgtatgacaagaacccttcgaagtactaaagcatttccactattcgaaaatgggggtggttggtgcccgtagatctacctttaggattcacgtcaattagtgtttttcactaattcttaggttaccaagcataataataataataataataagtacagatatccggtataacaaaacaatcgtagaatgtagtttcatgaacttgtacttattttgtaaaacatttatgaatttgcatgtattctcatcccaaattaatttagatagtaaaaatgggactataactcacttgtgatgatttccgaatagatggtaataagacttggcctttgacaaattcatgaacctaataataatattcttgtgtcaagatatatatttataattaatattccatacttatgatacttgtgataattttaattgtccattgttagtagtctaatgttcgtagtccaatagtccgatagttcaactgtataaatatatatataaatataaatgcgtatattgtgttagaatttactaacactataatatattgtcttaatataataagacacataatatgtatattgtctgaagaaatccgcgacccattgtatacatgtctcaggctcgatcacaactcaaagtatatatattatgttagaatccacttcgacccacagctaactcgagattactgccaacggtgtcttatagttcgttccaataatatataaagaagaagtcaaaatgatatgtcaaaactttgtatacgaatccacggtgatcaagttatatatatatatatatatatatatatatatatatatatatatatatatatatatatatatatatatatatatatatatatatatatatatatatatatatggtgccttacgatctttattaagactataatatattgtcgtagaactt from Rutidosis leptorrhynchoides isolate AG116_Rl617_1_P2 chromosome 9, CSIRO_AGI_Rlap_v1, whole genome shotgun sequence harbors:
- the LOC139868762 gene encoding acyl-coenzyme A oxidase 3, peroxisomal-like, which encodes MEQRRSSVVQFVLWAQNAIMINGTSHVRGVETITRYDASTQKFIVSTPCESALKYWIGGTANHATHIVVFSQLEINGVNQGVHAFIAQIRDADANVCPNVRIADWVHKIDLNGWFDNLRIPRQNLLNSVASVSPYGQYLTDVKDPDQLELKAMCEAAQ